The following is a genomic window from Butyricimonas faecihominis.
CGTTTCGTGGAACGGGATAACACGTTCGCGATAACGAGTATCATGTTGAATTACGAGTTTAAACCCGGTTATTTGCGCAAGATCGGGATTAAGAGGCTGAATCTAGGCATAGGCGTTGCCGATATTGCCCGGTTCTCTTCCGTGAAACAGGAACGAGGTACGGAATATCCTTTTCAACGGAGTTTCCATATCACGTTTAGACCGACATTTTGATAACTACTAAAGGCAGAAGATGATGATGAAAAGAATATTATTGGCATGTGTCTCTTTATTTTTCTTGGGATGTGGAAATTTCTTGGATATAAATCCCGAATCGGAGGTAGTGAACGATGATATGTTCAGTACGGCGGAAGGTGTGGAGGATGCGTTGTATGGGGTGTATATGTCGATGGTGAAGGAGGATATGTATGGTGGGGATATGTCTGTGTTGATACCGGAGTTGTTGGGGCAAAATTTTGTTACGGATGATGGAACTTACAGGTATTTGTCTACATTGAATTTTGCAAGTCAATCGGCAAAATATATTGCAAAGGATATGTGGAAAGCGAGTTATCTCGTAATTAGCTATCTAAACAATATTATAGAGAATTTAGATCAGAAGAGTGTGAAAGATTTTAAGTATTATGACTTATATCGTGGAGAAGCTTTAGGATTGAGAGCGGCGATCCATTTTGATTTATTGCGATTGTTTGCTGTTCACGTGAATTCAACGGATGAAAATGCGAAAACGGAGGCTATTCCTTATGTAACGAAGTATACTTTTAAAGTAACTCCTTTTTCATCAGTGGAAGAAGTGTATGAGAAAATCATTGCAGATCTGAAAGAGGCTGAAACTTGTTTGGCTGAAGATGAGACCTTGATGCCGAAGATTCGTAAAGGTGGAGAAAAGGGATTTACGGGAGCCAGAGAATTACATTTTAATTTGTATGCAGCGCAAGCAATGTTAGCTAGAGTGTATTGGATGAAAGGGGATTTGGAAAACGCAAAAAAGTATGCGAATAAAGTAATTCAATCGGAAAAGTTCCAATTTGTGAATCAAGAGGATTTGTCGACATTCATGAAGAGACGCATTTCTTTGTCCGAGACGATTTGGGGATTATATACGACGAATATTAGTTCGTATTTGTATGATAGACATGCTGCGAAAACTATAATGATTCTTCATAATGGCTGGAAATTATTATATAAAAATGCAGAAGGACCGGAACTGGGGGAAGATAAACGGTTATCTGCTTGGTTTCTTTCTAAAGAAAATACAGGGAATTCAAAAGATATTTGTGTCAAAATCATGGATGAATCAAATGATGCCTCTGAATATTCCGGAGGTGCATATTTCGGTTTTAGTATGATTCGTATTCCGGAAATGTATTATATTATGGCTGAGGCCTTATTGGGGGAAGGAGATAAAGAACGTGCAAGAGATTATTTGAATGCCGTGGTGTCGGCTAGAGGTATGGTGAAATTTGCAGATCGGGATGTGGGTAAAGATATTACTTTGGATGATATTATGAATGAACGGAGAAAAGAGTTATTTGGAGAAGGGCAATGGTGGTTTTGTTTAAAAAGATTGAATCGGGATATTTATGTTCATGCGTTAGGTGCAACTTTAAAAGGGAGTGATAGAATCTACACCTTGCCTTTACCCACGGAAGAGCTTGATCCTCGTTAAATTATAAAATTAGAAAACGTATGATGACAAAGTATTTGATATATACAGGAATATTCCTTCTGTTAGGAGCTTGTTCGAACAAGGCTATCTATTACAATCCGGACCAGAAGAGAAGTATCTATTTTAATTGGGATCTTAATAAATATGTTTCTAACGTGGCTCCCGATACTGTATTTTTCAGTTTCGCAATTTATGAAGAGAAAGAGGTGGAGTATCGTATTCCGGTGAAGAGTATGGGAATGTCTGTTGATGAGGATCAATGTTTTGAGTTGGAAGTCGTGGAGGATTCAACCACAGCGGAATTCGGTAAACATTATGAGTTTGGTACTTTGATCATTCCTAAAAATGAAGTGGAAGGCGTGTTACCCTTGAAGTTGAAACGGACGGAGGACCTGATGAATCATCCTGTTCTTCTTTATTTGAAGTTTCGGGAGAACGACTATTTCAGACCGATGGAAGGGGATCATTATTGCCTTTCCATTATAGATGGGAAATTGGCGAAACCGGCTTGGTGGACCAGTTATTACCTAGGAGAATATAACAATAATAATGATAGATTATATTTGAAGATACTGGAAAATTTTTGGGCCTTGGAAGAGTTAAAACCCGTGTTTTATGCCGAAAAAGAGAAGGAGTACGGGAAGTTTTTGGAAAATGCCCCGACAGCCTTTTTTCAGATGCCGGGAAATATGATTTGGATAAAATACGTGTTGAAACCAGCTTACGAGTATTATAGTGATCCGGAAAACACGTACGAAGGGTTTGCCATGGTTGATCCGGATCGGTTTATTCGTTAAGCAAATAAAAGTTATTGGAGATGAAAACGAAATACAGTATCGGGATCTTGTGTTTTACCTTATTCGGATTGGGTGCCTGTCTGGATGATCAGTCTTCGTTGGGAGATCGGGAGTTATCGGAAATCACAATTTCCGCACCTCATGACACGCTGACGGCTTATTTCGGTGAGGAATTTGTGGTAAGTGATTTGAGCGTGGAACAATCCGGAGAAGAGCTACCTCTCGCTTATGAATGGAGTTACGGAACGTTGAATACGGATGAAAATGGAATGGCGTCCTATCCGATTAAAGATTCGTTACATATCGTGTCGCACGATCCGGAATTGAGATATGCTTTTCGGGAACTGGGAACTTTCGGGTTACGATTGAGGGTTGATAACGGGGAAACGATCCGGTATAAATATTTTGTTTTACAGATAGATACCGAGTTTTCGGAGGGAATCACGGTGTTAAGTCGGGATGGGGATGGAAAAGGACGGATTTCTTTTATGAGAACACTAACAAAGGAGAAAATTAATACCGGGAAAGCACCTACGTTCCGGACGGATATAATGGAGCAGATAAACCCGCAAACGAAAATGGAAGATGTGACCGACATGGTGCAGGTAAATAATCGTTTATTGGTTTGTTCCGGTGAGGAGGGAAGGATTTATAATATGGATTCCCGGACTTTCGATGTTGAAGGAATGACCTCGTTTAAGGAATTATATCCGGGATGTGCTTTCGTGAAGTTTGCCGGGGTTTCTGCTAATAATAACATATATCTCATCTCTCGTGACAGACGGGGATACGTGTATGATTACGGTTTAGATGAATTAGTGCTGACAGAATATTTTAAAAATCTGGATGTTGATGCGGCAGTTTCGGTGGATAGACCCGTGTTTGTTAATTATGAAACGTCCGTGTTTTATTCACCCTCGCTCGGAGGGGTAAATAGCTCTTTAAACAGGTATGTCGATTTTAATATTTGGGGTATTTGTCCTGTTGGGAGTAGCGTGTATGTCATAGCTACCTATAAAGTGATGCCTTCCTATATCTATTTGTCCCAGACAACTTTCAGCTTAGGAAACCCGACGATTCTTCAATTCTATGATAGTCCGGTTTCACTGAAAGTTAACCGGAATTCGTTGCTTGCCGGAAGTAAATCATGTGATTGTCTGTATTACACGTGTGAGGATGGTATATATTATTGGGATTTGAAGAATCGGTTGGCAACAACCCCTGTTATTTCGATACCTGAGGGAATGGAGATCACCAGTTTGTCGATGAACACGGATGGAACCTTACTATATGTTGGTTTGTACGAAAAAGATGAAACGGAAGCTCTGAAAGGGCATTTGTATATCTACGATGTAAAGACTTCTGTCTTGGTAAATCAATACCACAATATTGCGGATAAACCTATTGCGATTATTTATAAAGGGCGCGTGTAGTAGAACAGGCAACATTAAAACTTGAAGAATAATTTGTAAGAATCTGATATGATGTTGAATACAATTATTAACTTTGCTGACAGCGTGTAAACGTGTTTTATTTAATAATCAAAAAAATAAAGGGGCATGAAAAGAGTTTTTTTCTTTATTCAAATTTTATTTTTAATAGCTTTGTTTTCCGGGGGTAACTGGGATATCGAGGCTGGTAACGTGAATATGTCTTCGTTGCCTTCACAGGCTCGGGATCAGGCGTATTATTCACAATTGGAACAGAGTGGTAATCGTTATATGAAAGATCATGTGTGGTTAAAAAATGGCGATGATCATATTCAAGTCGGGATTTCTTATTTCATGGTATCTGCAATTGGAAATGCAATTGTTTCTATTTCTCCTGCAAAAGCTGTAGATGAAACTTTTGTAAAGGGTGAATTGCTAGCTGAAATTGAAGGTGCAGATGGTTCTACAAAATTGTATGCGCCTTGTGCCGGAGTGGTTAAGGGGATCAATCCTATGATTGAAAATCCTTACGATATGCAACCTAATCAAGTTTGGGTATATAAATGCCATTTGAAAAGAGATCAATTAGGAAATCTTATGAGTGAGCAAGAGTATGCTCAAGCTATTCAATAGTGCATTTTCTTTTTAATGTTAGAATTTGTCTATCTCCACTCTTCAGCTTACATCCTTTTCCTATTTTGTCGTTATCCTTTCGTTATCTTTCCGTTCCTAGGAGCGAGTGGATAACGACGAATAACGAAGAGATAATGACACGTATGTAAGAGAAGGAGTAGAGATAGACTATTGTAAGTGATCAGAAAGATTTACAACCGATATTATTCCCAGAATATTGCACACGGCTGAGATATAGCTGACTTAAAGCCGAGTTGAGTCGTCTTTGTTAGTCCGGGTTTTCTTAATGTGTATTTTTTGACGGATGTTCACGTGCTTAAATGGGATAGAATACCGCTTTTATATTTATACTCCTTGTTTGTTGCCAAAAAGAGATATGTGCAGCCGATCGCAGAAACGCCACCCGTTTCGGAGGCAATGTTCCAGAGTTTTGGGAATCGAGAGGCTTAATTCTTCGGGAGTGGCTCCCATCGGCATCAATAGGATGTCTTCGTTTCCCCATCCATCCAGTTGTTTTAAAAGTGCCTGTATTTCGATGATTTCGTTTTCCCCGGAGTAAACGAATTTTAGTTGAAAGTCTTTTTTGTTTTTACGGGCATACGTGATAAATGATTGTATAGCCGGGATATTAATGCGGGTCTTGTTGTGGTGGTCCATATGAGGTGCAGGGGGAACAGAGCCGGATAATTTTGGGGAAAGACTAAAAAAGTCGATCATCTCGGCACATTCTTCTACATAAAGCGTGGCGTTGGTTTCGACGGTAATATGAAAATGGGACTCTTTTTTTAATTGTAGGCACAATGCCCGGACTTTATCCGCTTGCAAGAATGGTTCGCCACCTGTGATTACGATATGATCTATGTTTCCCCGGTTATGTCCTATAATTCGCACGATCTCTTCCACGGGCAGGGAGAACGAATTCTCTACTTTAAAGGCCGCGTATGCCGTGTCACATTCGCAAGTATTCCCGGCAAGTGTTTTCCACGTGCAATGGAGGTTACATCCGGCTAACCGAATAAACAGGGAAGGTACACCGTTTAATTTTCCCTCGCCCTGTATCGTTCCTGCAACGTGCAATCCCGAGGCGGGCAGTTCCTTTAGCAATTTACCGTCCTTGTCTTTCGTGATCGGGAAAATACCATCCTTCGCCAAATGTAACATACGTGAGTTTCTTAGTTTTTATCTTTTATCTTAATTCCTTCCCACCACTGATCATTTTTCCATTCTTCCCGGATTGCCTCGGAAAAACGGATGTTGTGAACATTGAAATTCACGAGTTTCAGGTCTTCCCGGAAAGCCTCGGCATACCCGGTTGCCGTTTCATGTACCCGAACGGAGGAGAGTTGTACGTTTCCTTCCCCGTTTTTATGCTCCGTGTT
Proteins encoded in this region:
- a CDS encoding RagB/SusD family nutrient uptake outer membrane protein; this translates as MMMKRILLACVSLFFLGCGNFLDINPESEVVNDDMFSTAEGVEDALYGVYMSMVKEDMYGGDMSVLIPELLGQNFVTDDGTYRYLSTLNFASQSAKYIAKDMWKASYLVISYLNNIIENLDQKSVKDFKYYDLYRGEALGLRAAIHFDLLRLFAVHVNSTDENAKTEAIPYVTKYTFKVTPFSSVEEVYEKIIADLKEAETCLAEDETLMPKIRKGGEKGFTGARELHFNLYAAQAMLARVYWMKGDLENAKKYANKVIQSEKFQFVNQEDLSTFMKRRISLSETIWGLYTTNISSYLYDRHAAKTIMILHNGWKLLYKNAEGPELGEDKRLSAWFLSKENTGNSKDICVKIMDESNDASEYSGGAYFGFSMIRIPEMYYIMAEALLGEGDKERARDYLNAVVSARGMVKFADRDVGKDITLDDIMNERRKELFGEGQWWFCLKRLNRDIYVHALGATLKGSDRIYTLPLPTEELDPR
- a CDS encoding DUF4843 domain-containing protein, which gives rise to MMTKYLIYTGIFLLLGACSNKAIYYNPDQKRSIYFNWDLNKYVSNVAPDTVFFSFAIYEEKEVEYRIPVKSMGMSVDEDQCFELEVVEDSTTAEFGKHYEFGTLIIPKNEVEGVLPLKLKRTEDLMNHPVLLYLKFRENDYFRPMEGDHYCLSIIDGKLAKPAWWTSYYLGEYNNNNDRLYLKILENFWALEELKPVFYAEKEKEYGKFLENAPTAFFQMPGNMIWIKYVLKPAYEYYSDPENTYEGFAMVDPDRFIR
- a CDS encoding 7-carboxy-7-deazaguanine synthase QueE — encoded protein: MLHLAKDGIFPITKDKDGKLLKELPASGLHVAGTIQGEGKLNGVPSLFIRLAGCNLHCTWKTLAGNTCECDTAYAAFKVENSFSLPVEEIVRIIGHNRGNIDHIVITGGEPFLQADKVRALCLQLKKESHFHITVETNATLYVEECAEMIDFFSLSPKLSGSVPPAPHMDHHNKTRINIPAIQSFITYARKNKKDFQLKFVYSGENEIIEIQALLKQLDGWGNEDILLMPMGATPEELSLSIPKTLEHCLRNGWRFCDRLHISLFGNKQGV